A genomic segment from Methanosphaera sp. WGK6 encodes:
- a CDS encoding DNA-directed RNA polymerase subunit K: MQSRSNTRFERARLIGARALQISMGAKPMVEFTPDQDPIKIAINEYEEGVLPLDAVVKDEYVD, from the coding sequence ATGCAATCTAGAAGTAATACAAGATTTGAACGAGCTAGATTAATTGGAGCTAGAGCTTTACAAATCTCAATGGGTGCAAAACCAATGGTTGAATTTACACCAGATCAAGATCCAATTAAAATAGCGATAAATGAATATGAGGAAGGTGTACTTCCATTAGATGCAGTAGTTAAAGATGAATATGTAGATTAA
- a CDS encoding DNA-directed RNA polymerase subunit N — MLLVRCFTCGKVISASFDEFKERTENGENPSDVLDDLGITKYCCRRMFISHVDVW; from the coding sequence ATGTTACTCGTAAGATGTTTTACGTGTGGAAAAGTTATTTCAGCAAGTTTTGATGAATTCAAGGAAAGAACAGAAAATGGTGAAAATCCAAGTGATGTTCTCGATGATTTAGGAATTACAAAATATTGTTGTAGAAGAATGTTCATATCACACGTTGATGTATGGTAA
- a CDS encoding 30S ribosomal protein S9, whose translation MSKTVHTSGKRKTAIARGTVKEGTGRIRVNRKPVELYEPELARLKLYEPLELAGDDLVNSVDIDVRVVGGGIMGQAEAARMVIAKGLVEYTGDVSLKDKYVQYDRTMLVGDPRRSESKKFGGPGARARKQKSYR comes from the coding sequence ATGAGTAAAACAGTACATACCAGTGGTAAAAGGAAAACCGCTATTGCTAGAGGTACCGTTAAAGAAGGTACTGGAAGAATAAGAGTAAACCGTAAACCAGTTGAATTATACGAACCTGAATTAGCAAGATTAAAATTATACGAACCATTAGAATTAGCTGGTGATGATTTAGTAAATTCCGTAGACATCGATGTAAGAGTAGTTGGTGGAGGAATAATGGGTCAAGCAGAAGCAGCACGTATGGTAATTGCTAAAGGATTAGTAGAATATACTGGAGATGTATCACTCAAAGATAAATATGTACAATATGACAGAACCATGTTAGTTGGAGATCCACGTCGTTCTGAATCCAAAAAATTCGGTGGACCAGGTGCAAGAGCTAGAAAACAAAAAAGTTACAGGTAA
- a CDS encoding 50S ribosomal protein L13, giving the protein MIIDGEGLVLGRLASTVSKKLLNGEEITIINAEKIIISGNKDYLYARYKQRVDRASISNPRDLGPKYPRRPDDIFRRTVRGMIPYRKAHGRTAYKNLKVNVGVPKELVGQEVVEIEEAQPKNITKSMELGTISKLLGAKF; this is encoded by the coding sequence ATAATTATCGATGGAGAAGGACTAGTACTAGGAAGACTTGCAAGTACAGTCAGTAAAAAACTCTTAAACGGGGAAGAAATCACTATCATCAATGCAGAAAAAATAATTATTTCTGGTAACAAAGATTACCTCTATGCTAGATACAAACAAAGAGTAGATAGAGCAAGTATCTCAAACCCAAGAGATTTAGGTCCAAAATACCCACGTAGACCAGATGATATATTTAGAAGAACTGTTAGAGGAATGATTCCTTACAGAAAAGCTCATGGAAGAACCGCTTACAAAAACTTAAAAGTTAATGTAGGAGTTCCTAAAGAATTAGTGGGACAAGAAGTAGTTGAAATAGAAGAAGCACAACCTAAAAACATAACAAAAAGTATGGAATTAGGAACAATATCAAAATTATTAGGTGCTAAATTTTAA
- a CDS encoding 50S ribosomal protein L18e has translation MKLSKTNPNTVNLIKSLTKQSSAENAPIWKAVANDISRANRKNKEVNVYHIDKYANDDETILVPGKVLGEGSITTKVTVAAFKFSQEAERKITAAGGKCLKIDELMAENPKGSNVKIIK, from the coding sequence ATGAAATTATCAAAAACTAACCCAAACACTGTAAATTTAATAAAATCCCTCACCAAACAATCATCTGCAGAAAATGCTCCTATATGGAAAGCTGTTGCTAACGATATTTCAAGAGCTAATAGAAAAAACAAAGAAGTAAATGTTTACCATATAGACAAATATGCTAATGATGATGAAACTATACTTGTACCAGGAAAAGTTTTAGGTGAAGGTAGTATAACAACAAAAGTAACTGTAGCTGCATTTAAATTTTCACAAGAAGCAGAACGTAAAATTACAGCTGCAGGCGGAAAATGCCTAAAAATTGATGAACTTATGGCTGAAAATCCAAAAGGATCTAATGTTAAAATCATAAAGTAG
- a CDS encoding DNA-directed RNA polymerase subunit D: MNIEIREQDDERAVFVVEGVDDTFINTIRRICLVEIPTLAIEDVNIYKNDAKMFDEVLAHRLGLIPIVTDLESYIMPSDCDCESHCSNCSVSFLLKEKGPKIVYSKDLKSDDPAIKPVYDTIPIVRLQEGEEVELEAIAELGLGSEHAKWQATTTCGYKYYPKISIDNEKITDIEEYVEECPRNVLQMENDSLVVDNVEKCSTCRTCQRLSEKDDNAIVVDFETGKYIFKIETDGSLKPLEVLTMACDILSEKADNIINFVNEEE, translated from the coding sequence ATGAATATAGAAATTAGAGAACAGGATGATGAAAGAGCTGTATTTGTAGTTGAAGGTGTAGATGACACATTTATAAATACAATCCGAAGGATATGCCTTGTAGAAATTCCTACACTTGCAATTGAAGATGTAAACATTTATAAAAATGATGCAAAAATGTTTGATGAAGTATTAGCTCATAGATTAGGATTAATTCCAATAGTAACAGACTTAGAATCATATATAATGCCATCAGATTGTGACTGTGAATCTCATTGCTCAAACTGTAGTGTTTCATTTCTTTTAAAAGAAAAAGGTCCTAAAATAGTATATTCAAAAGATCTAAAATCAGACGACCCAGCTATAAAACCAGTTTATGATACAATACCAATAGTAAGACTTCAAGAAGGCGAAGAAGTAGAATTAGAAGCTATCGCAGAACTAGGATTAGGATCAGAACATGCAAAATGGCAGGCAACAACCACTTGTGGATATAAATATTATCCAAAAATATCAATAGATAATGAAAAAATCACTGATATTGAAGAATATGTTGAAGAATGTCCAAGAAATGTATTACAAATGGAAAATGATTCATTAGTAGTAGATAATGTAGAAAAATGTTCAACATGTAGAACTTGCCAAAGATTATCTGAAAAAGATGATAATGCAATAGTAGTTGATTTTGAAACAGGAAAATACATATTCAAAATTGAAACAGACGGATCATTAAAACCACTAGAAGTACTTACAATGGCTTGTGATATACTATCAGAAAAAGCAGATAATATCATAAATTTTGTGAATGAGGAGGAATAG
- a CDS encoding 30S ribosomal protein S11, whose amino-acid sequence MAEKDKWGVAHVYSSFNNTIITVTDITGAETITQWSGGKVVRSDRQESSPFAAMEAANRVADDIKEKGIAGLHIKVRASGGNGPRTPGPGAQATIRALARAGIKIGKIEDVTPIPHDGTGRPGGKRGRRV is encoded by the coding sequence ATGGCAGAAAAAGATAAATGGGGTGTAGCTCACGTTTACTCATCTTTCAACAACACTATTATAACTGTTACTGACATAACCGGTGCTGAAACTATAACCCAATGGTCTGGTGGAAAAGTAGTAAGATCAGACAGACAAGAATCATCACCATTTGCAGCTATGGAAGCAGCTAACCGTGTTGCAGATGATATTAAAGAAAAAGGAATTGCTGGACTTCATATTAAAGTACGAGCTTCTGGAGGAAACGGACCAAGAACACCAGGACCTGGTGCTCAAGCAACAATAAGAGCATTAGCAAGAGCTGGTATTAAAATTGGTAAAATCGAAGATGTAACTCCTATACCTCACGATGGTACTGGTAGACCTGGCGGTAAAAGAGGTAGAAGAGTATAA
- a CDS encoding 30S ribosomal protein S4: MGHPKKPRKQYDTPSHPWNADRIKEENRLATKYGLKNKKEIWKAESRVKRYRRDARIILGMDVDERAKQEKELLDHLVRAGFISPNAKLEEVLDLNVEDVLRRRLQSLVYKRGLSHTAKEARLFVVHGHITLNGRKINAPGHLVEKADEENIDFYPGSTVAKQFDNQEKTEEVAAVEEEPNDD; this comes from the coding sequence ATGGGACATCCAAAAAAACCACGAAAACAATATGACACTCCATCACATCCATGGAATGCAGATCGTATAAAAGAAGAAAACAGATTAGCAACTAAATACGGATTAAAAAACAAAAAAGAAATCTGGAAAGCTGAATCTAGAGTAAAAAGATACCGAAGAGATGCTCGTATTATCTTAGGTATGGATGTAGATGAAAGAGCAAAACAAGAAAAAGAATTATTAGATCATCTTGTAAGAGCAGGTTTCATATCACCTAATGCTAAACTTGAAGAAGTATTAGATCTTAATGTAGAAGATGTATTAAGAAGAAGATTACAAAGTTTAGTATACAAAAGAGGTTTAAGTCACACTGCTAAAGAAGCAAGACTCTTTGTTGTACATGGTCACATTACCTTAAATGGTAGAAAAATCAATGCACCAGGACACTTAGTAGAAAAAGCTGATGAAGAAAATATAGACTTCTATCCAGGTTCCACAGTTGCAAAACAATTCGATAATCAAGAAAAAACCGAAGAAGTAGCAGCAGTAGAAGAAGAACCTAATGATGACTAA
- a CDS encoding 30S ribosomal protein S13, with amino-acid sequence MAEQEFRHMVRITRKDVDGNKTTVSALTEITGIGKAFAVAICKVADLDQDKQIGYLEDESVKKIEDVLENPQEFGIPEWFLNRRNDYETGETKHLIESDLDMTIRDDLNRMKMIRSYKGKRHEVGLPVRGQRTKSTFRHGSSVGVSRTRPGK; translated from the coding sequence ATGGCTGAACAAGAATTTAGACATATGGTCCGTATTACACGTAAAGACGTAGACGGAAACAAAACAACAGTTTCAGCTTTAACCGAAATTACAGGAATCGGAAAAGCATTTGCTGTTGCAATATGTAAAGTAGCAGACTTAGACCAAGATAAACAAATAGGTTATCTTGAAGATGAATCTGTTAAAAAAATAGAAGACGTTCTTGAAAATCCTCAAGAATTTGGAATTCCAGAATGGTTCTTAAATAGAAGAAATGATTATGAAACTGGAGAAACCAAACACTTAATCGAATCTGACTTAGACATGACAATACGTGATGACTTAAACAGAATGAAAATGATTAGAAGTTACAAAGGTAAAAGACACGAAGTTGGACTTCCAGTACGTGGTCAAAGAACAAAATCAACATTTAGACATGGATCTTCTGTTGGTGTAAGTAGAACAAGACCAGGTAAATAA